Proteins co-encoded in one uncultured Flavobacterium sp. genomic window:
- a CDS encoding DUF5686 and carboxypeptidase regulatory-like domain-containing protein — translation MRNYTLFAFLFFSISNFAQIKGTITDEKGNPLPFVSVFEENTYSGTTSNEQGKYQLNIKEIGKNKIVFQYLGFKTQKTTVSPDSKTVTLNITMQEESFALNEVVIDPKNNPANAIIKSAIANKKDNSEKTARYTADFYSKGMLKIKDLPKKIMGMKVDIGDDMTSNLDSTGTGILYLSETISKISFEKPDKLKEKIIASKISGNNKGFSYNTATLSTYDFYDNTLEFNINLISPIADNAFNYYKYKLEGTFFDDNNQQIYKIKVIPKRDKEPVFEGYIYIIDDSFAIYAVDLDIKGYRMKNEFTEVMNLKQSFSYNVKNKIWSKNAQTLSFNAGAFGVKFSGKFNYVYSNYEFPASFEKKTFGNEIVAFEANANKKDNAFWNEIRPIPLTIEESNDYTKKDSLQTIRKSQKYTDSIDAKNNKFKFFDILMGYENKNTFKKHSFEYKGLLNLTSLSFNTVQGLNLDSGFNFKKWNEEKGTTTSINTTFNYGFSDKRFRVTGEFIHKFNNINYATIGVSGGTKVAQFNSAEPISKFVNSISSLFFKDNYMKLYNLEYAQINYSQDVANGINLNAKVGYEQRKPLFNTTDYSFFKRDDIYSSNNPLAPNDFTTPAFDQHHLFKTTLTARINFGNKYISRPDGRFNFKDEKYPTIFLAFEKAFGASEKKYEFERIGASVQYDLSLGNKGILGMNFRGGKFFNAENISFIDYRHFNGNQTHIGTSDRYLNVFNLMPYYANSTNDSYFEMHLEHNDTGFIMNKIPLLNLLKSTLNLGFHSLTIPNRKPYSEFTVGLDNLGFGKFKMFRLDYVHSYQGGVQQNGVVLGLKILNVLD, via the coding sequence ATGAGAAACTATACTTTATTTGCCTTTTTATTTTTTTCGATTTCCAACTTTGCACAAATCAAAGGAACTATAACAGATGAAAAAGGAAACCCACTGCCTTTTGTTTCTGTCTTCGAGGAAAACACTTATAGCGGAACGACTTCTAACGAACAGGGAAAATACCAGCTCAACATAAAAGAGATTGGCAAAAACAAAATAGTATTTCAATATTTGGGTTTTAAGACACAAAAAACAACGGTTTCTCCAGATTCAAAAACTGTTACCTTAAACATCACAATGCAGGAAGAAAGTTTTGCTTTGAATGAAGTTGTTATCGATCCTAAAAACAATCCTGCCAATGCAATTATAAAAAGTGCAATTGCAAACAAAAAAGACAATTCTGAAAAAACAGCACGTTATACCGCTGATTTTTATTCGAAAGGAATGCTCAAAATAAAAGATCTTCCAAAAAAGATTATGGGTATGAAAGTAGATATTGGCGACGATATGACTTCAAACTTAGACTCAACCGGAACTGGTATTTTGTATCTGTCAGAAACGATCTCAAAGATTTCTTTTGAAAAACCAGACAAACTAAAAGAGAAAATTATTGCTTCTAAAATTTCAGGAAACAATAAAGGATTCAGCTATAATACAGCTACTTTATCGACTTATGATTTCTACGATAATACATTAGAATTTAATATAAACCTCATCTCTCCTATTGCAGATAATGCTTTCAATTATTATAAGTACAAACTCGAAGGAACTTTTTTTGACGACAACAATCAGCAGATTTACAAAATAAAAGTAATACCAAAACGTGACAAAGAACCTGTTTTTGAAGGCTATATTTATATAATTGATGATAGTTTTGCCATTTATGCGGTAGATTTAGACATAAAGGGTTACCGAATGAAAAACGAATTTACCGAAGTAATGAATCTTAAACAGAGTTTCAGTTATAATGTAAAAAATAAAATTTGGTCAAAAAATGCACAGACACTTTCATTCAATGCCGGTGCTTTTGGAGTTAAATTCTCAGGAAAATTCAATTATGTATATTCTAATTATGAGTTTCCGGCTTCTTTTGAAAAGAAAACTTTTGGAAATGAAATTGTAGCTTTTGAAGCTAATGCCAATAAAAAAGATAATGCTTTCTGGAATGAAATCAGACCAATTCCGTTAACCATTGAAGAAAGTAACGATTATACCAAAAAAGACAGTTTACAAACCATTAGAAAATCTCAAAAATATACAGATTCAATCGATGCAAAAAATAATAAATTCAAGTTTTTTGATATTTTAATGGGATATGAAAATAAAAACACTTTCAAAAAGCATTCATTTGAATACAAAGGTTTATTAAATCTTACTTCATTAAGTTTTAATACTGTTCAGGGATTAAATCTGGACTCCGGTTTCAACTTTAAAAAGTGGAACGAAGAAAAGGGAACGACTACTTCTATAAACACCACTTTTAATTATGGCTTTTCAGATAAACGTTTTCGAGTTACGGGAGAATTCATTCATAAATTCAACAACATAAATTATGCAACTATTGGGGTTTCCGGAGGGACAAAAGTGGCGCAGTTTAATAGTGCCGAACCTATAAGTAAATTTGTAAACTCAATTAGTTCATTGTTTTTTAAGGACAATTATATGAAGTTGTACAATTTAGAATATGCTCAAATCAACTATTCGCAAGATGTAGCAAATGGTATAAATTTGAATGCAAAAGTGGGTTACGAACAACGAAAGCCTCTTTTCAATACAACAGATTATTCTTTCTTTAAAAGAGATGATATTTATTCTTCAAACAATCCTCTTGCGCCAAATGATTTTACGACGCCGGCCTTTGATCAGCATCATTTGTTTAAAACGACATTAACTGCCCGAATTAATTTTGGAAACAAATATATTTCCCGCCCTGACGGAAGGTTTAATTTTAAAGATGAAAAATACCCTACCATTTTCTTAGCTTTTGAAAAAGCTTTTGGAGCCAGCGAAAAAAAATACGAGTTTGAAAGAATTGGTGCTTCTGTTCAATATGACTTATCATTAGGAAACAAAGGAATTCTGGGAATGAATTTTAGAGGCGGAAAATTCTTTAATGCTGAGAATATTTCGTTTATCGATTACAGACATTTCAACGGAAACCAAACGCACATCGGGACAAGTGATCGTTATTTAAATGTTTTTAATTTAATGCCTTATTATGCCAACAGCACTAATGACAGTTATTTTGAGATGCATTTAGAACATAACGATACAGGATTTATTATGAATAAAATTCCGTTATTGAATCTATTAAAATCTACTCTGAATCTTGGATTTCATTCTTTGACGATTCCAAATAGAAAACCTTATTCTGAATTTACCGTTGGTTTAGATAATTTAGGTTTCGGGAAGTTTAAAATGTTTCGTTTAGATTATGTTCATTCTTATCAAGGCGGAGTGCAACAAAATGGTGTTGTTCTTGGTTTGAAGATTTTAAATGTATTAGATTAG
- the aroQ gene encoding type II 3-dehydroquinate dehydratase encodes MKICIINGPNLNLLGKREPEVYGSQTFEDYFETLQQKFPNIELSYYQSNIEGELIGKIQECGFTYDGIILNAGAYTHTSIGLGDAIKAVTTPVIEVHISNTYARESFRHQSYLSGNAKGVILGFGLKSYDLAIQAFL; translated from the coding sequence ATGAAAATCTGCATCATCAACGGACCCAATTTAAATCTTTTAGGAAAAAGAGAACCGGAAGTTTACGGAAGTCAAACTTTTGAAGATTACTTTGAAACGTTGCAACAAAAATTTCCAAACATCGAACTTTCTTATTACCAAAGCAATATTGAAGGCGAATTGATTGGAAAAATTCAGGAATGTGGTTTTACATATGACGGAATTATTTTGAATGCCGGCGCTTATACTCATACTTCCATAGGCTTAGGTGATGCTATAAAAGCGGTTACAACTCCAGTTATCGAAGTTCATATTTCGAACACGTATGCACGCGAAAGCTTCAGACATCAATCGTATTTGTCCGGAAATGCAAAAGGTGTAATTCTGGGTTTTGGATTAAAAAGTTACGATTTAGCAATTCAGGCATTCTTGTAA
- a CDS encoding carboxylesterase family protein: MKNYVILLFTILTFNNIQAQEIKTMTYFQNDTIKLDLDLYLPQKKTNEKIPLIVFAFGGGFSGGERTSEKDFGMFMAKSGYAVASISYSLYMKGKDFGCKGTLTEKIKAIQIGVSDMWQATSFLIENANKYNLDPSKIFISGISAGAEIGFHASFWDYKLMNLYKNNLPENFKYAGFIGGSGAIQDINLITKEKAIPMLLAHGNNDQIVPYAAGSHRSCPTNASGWLILFGSYAVYNHMNDLHKDVELITFCGGGHEFSGYLFHDGKQYVLDFVNDVLKGKKFESHIVIPSQKKGGSSEKYLFCE; encoded by the coding sequence ATGAAAAATTACGTTATCTTACTTTTTACAATTCTCACTTTCAATAACATTCAGGCTCAGGAAATCAAAACAATGACTTATTTCCAAAATGACACCATTAAACTGGATCTGGATTTATATTTACCTCAGAAGAAAACTAACGAGAAAATTCCCTTGATTGTTTTTGCTTTTGGAGGAGGATTTTCCGGTGGAGAACGAACCAGTGAGAAAGATTTTGGAATGTTTATGGCTAAAAGCGGTTATGCGGTTGCCAGTATTTCATACAGTTTATATATGAAAGGAAAAGATTTTGGCTGTAAAGGAACTTTGACCGAGAAAATAAAAGCAATACAAATTGGCGTAAGCGATATGTGGCAAGCAACTTCGTTTTTGATTGAAAATGCCAATAAATACAATCTTGATCCTTCTAAAATCTTTATTTCCGGAATTAGCGCCGGAGCAGAAATTGGTTTTCATGCTTCATTTTGGGATTACAAACTGATGAATTTATACAAAAACAATTTGCCTGAAAATTTTAAATATGCCGGTTTTATTGGAGGTTCGGGAGCGATTCAGGATATTAATTTAATTACCAAAGAAAAAGCGATTCCGATGTTATTGGCTCACGGAAATAACGACCAAATTGTTCCCTACGCCGCAGGTTCGCATCGTTCTTGCCCAACAAATGCTTCAGGGTGGCTGATTCTTTTTGGATCTTATGCCGTTTACAATCACATGAATGATTTGCATAAAGACGTTGAACTGATCACGTTTTGTGGTGGTGGACATGAATTTTCAGGTTATCTTTTTCATGATGGAAAACAATATGTTCTGGATTTTGTGAATGATGTTTTGAAAGGAAAGAAATTTGAATCGCATATTGTTATTCCTTCACAAAAAAAAGGGGGGAGTTCTGAGAAATACCTGTTTTGTGAGTAA
- a CDS encoding porin family protein, whose protein sequence is MKKIILAAVLFIATSATIQAQLIQFGVKGGVNFASQTGDAGLQGVAFDKEGITSYHVGVLAEIKLLEKFSIQPELLYSTQGATYKNAVDEFKNKLGYLSIPVMAKFYLTKSVSLELGPQASFLLSEKNDFDVKDAKTFEFGLNAGLGLKLTKSIFIQGRYGLGLTEASKNADVKNSTFQLSAGFLF, encoded by the coding sequence ATGAAGAAAATAATTTTAGCAGCTGTACTGTTCATTGCAACATCAGCTACAATACAAGCACAATTAATACAATTTGGAGTTAAAGGAGGGGTTAACTTTGCAAGTCAAACCGGAGATGCAGGTCTTCAAGGAGTTGCATTTGACAAAGAAGGTATAACAAGCTATCACGTAGGTGTTCTTGCAGAAATTAAATTATTAGAAAAATTCTCTATTCAACCAGAGCTTTTATACTCTACTCAGGGAGCAACATATAAAAATGCCGTTGATGAATTTAAAAATAAATTAGGATACCTATCAATTCCTGTTATGGCTAAATTTTATTTAACAAAATCAGTAAGTTTAGAACTTGGGCCACAAGCTTCCTTTTTGTTAAGCGAAAAGAATGATTTTGATGTAAAAGATGCTAAAACTTTCGAATTTGGACTTAATGCAGGATTAGGATTAAAACTTACTAAGAGCATTTTTATCCAGGGTCGCTACGGTTTAGGATTAACAGAAGCATCTAAAAATGCAGATGTAAAAAATTCAACTTTCCAATTATCGGCTGGATTCTTGTTCTAA
- a CDS encoding ATP-binding protein, with protein MQKQIIVLIGGPGTGKSTLINELVARGYCCYPEISRQVTLEAQQHGIDQLFLEQPLLFSEMLLEGRIKQFENALEEPENVVFIDRGIPDVVAYMDYIGDNYPESFIKACEDFKYSKTFILPPWEEIYESDTERYENFEQAQTIQKYLVDTYKKYGYNLIEVPKDTVENRILYILDKI; from the coding sequence GTGCAAAAACAAATCATAGTTCTCATTGGTGGCCCGGGAACGGGAAAATCTACTCTTATCAACGAATTAGTAGCTCGTGGCTACTGCTGTTACCCTGAAATTTCAAGACAAGTTACTCTCGAAGCGCAACAACACGGTATCGATCAATTGTTCTTGGAACAGCCTTTATTGTTTAGCGAAATGTTGCTTGAAGGACGCATAAAACAATTCGAAAACGCTCTTGAAGAACCTGAAAATGTTGTTTTTATAGACCGCGGAATTCCTGATGTTGTGGCTTATATGGATTATATTGGCGATAATTATCCGGAGAGTTTCATAAAGGCTTGTGAGGATTTTAAATATTCTAAAACTTTCATTTTACCACCTTGGGAAGAAATTTATGAGAGCGACACTGAGCGCTATGAAAATTTTGAACAGGCACAAACAATTCAGAAATATCTTGTTGACACCTATAAAAAATACGGCTACAACTTAATTGAAGTACCTAAAGATACGGTTGAGAACAGAATTCTTTATATCTTAGATAAAATTTAG
- a CDS encoding DUF493 family protein — MENDKEKNTAEFYERLKVELDNTNTWPAEYLYKFIVPTVADNVERVERAFDSMGAVIKTTKSKTGKFTSVSVDVTMHSADEVISKYKEVSTIEGIVSL, encoded by the coding sequence ATGGAGAACGATAAAGAAAAAAACACCGCCGAATTTTACGAAAGATTAAAGGTTGAGTTAGATAACACAAACACTTGGCCTGCAGAATATTTGTATAAATTTATAGTACCTACAGTAGCTGATAATGTTGAGCGAGTTGAAAGAGCTTTTGATAGTATGGGGGCGGTTATTAAAACAACAAAATCTAAAACAGGTAAATTTACCAGTGTTTCTGTAGATGTTACAATGCATAGTGCTGACGAAGTGATTAGCAAATACAAAGAAGTTTCTACAATAGAGGGTATAGTTTCATTATAA
- a CDS encoding cation diffusion facilitator family transporter, with product MTNEQKAIKATYFSIAGNTCMALIKGLAGFFGNSYALIADAIESTADIFASFLVLFGIKYSNKPADENHPYGHGRAEPLITFLVVGFLITSATIIGYESIANIQTSHDLPKSWTLYVLGAIIIWKEYSYRLIMKRSKQTNSSSLAADAWHHRSDAVTSVAAFIGISIALIMGKGYEAADDWAALFAAFFILYNSYKIFRPALGEIMDENLNDDLVEEIRVVALTVEGILGTEKCFIRKAGMKYHVDLHAIVSAQISVKEGHYLAHKLQDTLKEKIPQLGNVLIHIEPDDYH from the coding sequence ATGACAAATGAACAAAAAGCTATAAAAGCTACTTACTTTAGTATAGCTGGAAACACCTGCATGGCCCTTATAAAAGGTCTTGCAGGTTTTTTTGGCAATTCTTACGCCTTAATTGCTGATGCAATAGAATCGACTGCCGATATATTTGCGTCGTTTTTGGTTTTATTTGGAATCAAATATTCTAATAAACCAGCCGATGAAAATCATCCTTACGGTCACGGTCGTGCCGAACCTTTAATTACCTTTTTAGTAGTTGGTTTTCTGATCACTTCTGCAACGATTATTGGGTACGAAAGTATTGCCAACATTCAAACTTCACATGATTTGCCTAAATCCTGGACATTATATGTTTTAGGAGCAATAATTATCTGGAAAGAGTATTCGTATCGTTTAATTATGAAGCGAAGCAAGCAAACAAACAGTTCGTCATTAGCGGCAGACGCCTGGCACCATCGCAGTGATGCAGTTACATCAGTGGCGGCATTTATCGGGATTTCGATTGCATTGATAATGGGGAAAGGTTATGAAGCTGCAGATGATTGGGCAGCGCTTTTTGCTGCTTTTTTTATCTTATACAACAGCTATAAAATTTTCAGACCTGCGCTTGGCGAAATTATGGATGAGAATCTAAATGATGATTTGGTCGAAGAAATTAGAGTTGTAGCCTTGACAGTCGAAGGTATTTTAGGCACAGAAAAATGCTTTATTCGTAAAGCCGGAATGAAATACCATGTAGATCTTCACGCTATAGTTTCGGCCCAAATCTCAGTAAAAGAAGGGCATTATTTAGCTCATAAACTTCAGGATACTTTAAAAGAAAAAATACCTCAATTAGGAAATGTTTTGATTCATATTGAGCCAGATGATTATCATTGA
- a CDS encoding DUF4290 domain-containing protein, with protein sequence MVEKYKKEVANDVVFNLEYNSERQRLLIPEYGRHLQKLIDQATIIEDAETRNKAAKYIIQVMGSLNPHLRDVPDFQHKLWDQLFIMSDFKLDVESPYPIPSRDVLQLKPDVLQYPQNFPKYRFYGNNIKYMIDVANKWEDGEMKNALVLVIANHMKKSYLSWNKDTVKDDVIFEHLYELSGGKINLLQSTEELLNTTDLLRTNKRMSNKITPAGQPKIQSNKNNKGPGKPKPFQKNNNQK encoded by the coding sequence ATGGTCGAAAAATATAAAAAAGAAGTCGCGAATGACGTTGTTTTTAATTTAGAATACAATTCTGAAAGACAGCGTTTACTTATTCCGGAATATGGTCGTCATTTACAAAAACTGATCGATCAGGCAACTATTATTGAAGATGCTGAAACGCGTAATAAAGCTGCGAAATATATCATTCAGGTAATGGGAAGTCTTAATCCGCATTTGCGTGATGTGCCGGATTTTCAACACAAACTTTGGGATCAGCTTTTTATTATGTCTGATTTTAAATTAGATGTAGAATCGCCATATCCAATTCCGTCTCGTGATGTATTACAGCTAAAACCAGATGTTTTGCAGTATCCGCAAAACTTCCCAAAATACAGATTTTATGGTAACAATATCAAATACATGATTGATGTTGCCAATAAATGGGAAGATGGCGAAATGAAAAATGCATTGGTATTGGTAATTGCCAACCACATGAAAAAATCATATTTAAGCTGGAACAAAGACACTGTAAAAGACGATGTGATTTTTGAACATTTGTATGAATTGTCAGGAGGTAAAATCAATTTGTTGCAAAGCACAGAAGAGCTTTTAAATACAACTGATTTATTGCGTACCAATAAGCGTATGTCTAATAAAATTACACCAGCCGGACAGCCTAAAATTCAAAGCAATAAAAACAATAAGGGCCCGGGAAAACCAAAGCCTTTTCAGAAAAATAACAATCAGAAGTAA
- the murA gene encoding UDP-N-acetylglucosamine 1-carboxyvinyltransferase, whose amino-acid sequence MGIFKIEGGIPLKGEITPQGAKNEALQILCAVLLTGDKVKINNIPDIIDINKLITLLGNLGVKIQRNEPGSITFQADEVNVGYLETEAFKKEGGALRGSIMIVGPLLARFGKGYIPKPGGDKIGRRRLDTHFEGFINLGAKFRYNREDHFYGVESPEGGLKGTDMLLDEASVTGTANIVMAAVLAKGITTVYNAACEPYLQQLCKMLNSMGAKITGVGSNLLTIEGVESLRGCEHRILPDMIEIGSWIGLAAMTKSEITIKNVSWENLGLIPNTFRKLGITIEKRGDDIYIPAHKDGYEVKTDIDGSILTIADAPWPGFTPDLLSIVLVVATQAKGDVLIHQKMFESRLFFVDKLIDMGAKIMLCDPHRAVVMGHNFESQLKATTMSSPDIRAGISLLIAALSAKGTSTIQNIEQIDRGYERIDERLRAIGAKIVRA is encoded by the coding sequence ATGGGAATTTTTAAAATCGAAGGAGGAATTCCTTTAAAAGGAGAAATCACTCCGCAAGGAGCAAAAAATGAGGCATTACAAATTTTATGTGCCGTGCTTCTAACGGGGGATAAAGTGAAAATTAATAATATTCCCGATATTATTGACATCAACAAACTAATCACTTTGTTGGGTAATTTAGGAGTGAAAATTCAACGAAATGAACCGGGTTCGATTACGTTTCAAGCCGATGAGGTTAATGTTGGATATTTAGAAACCGAAGCTTTCAAAAAAGAAGGTGGAGCGCTTCGTGGTTCTATTATGATTGTTGGACCATTGTTGGCACGTTTCGGAAAAGGATATATTCCAAAACCGGGAGGAGATAAAATTGGCCGTCGTAGATTAGATACACACTTTGAAGGTTTCATTAACCTTGGAGCAAAATTCAGATACAATAGAGAAGATCACTTTTACGGAGTAGAATCTCCTGAAGGCGGACTTAAAGGAACTGATATGTTGCTTGATGAAGCATCAGTTACCGGAACTGCAAATATTGTTATGGCAGCAGTTTTAGCAAAAGGAATAACAACAGTTTACAATGCTGCTTGCGAGCCATACTTGCAACAATTGTGTAAAATGTTAAACTCTATGGGAGCTAAAATCACTGGAGTTGGTTCGAACTTATTGACTATCGAAGGAGTTGAAAGCCTTAGAGGTTGTGAGCACAGAATCTTGCCTGATATGATCGAAATTGGTTCATGGATTGGTCTTGCGGCTATGACAAAAAGCGAAATCACAATCAAAAATGTAAGCTGGGAAAACTTAGGTTTGATTCCAAATACATTTAGAAAATTAGGAATTACGATCGAAAAACGCGGAGACGATATTTATATTCCCGCTCACAAAGACGGATACGAAGTAAAAACAGATATTGATGGTTCTATTTTAACAATCGCAGATGCACCGTGGCCAGGATTTACACCAGACTTATTGAGTATCGTTTTGGTTGTGGCAACACAAGCAAAAGGTGATGTTTTGATTCACCAAAAAATGTTCGAGAGCCGTTTGTTTTTCGTGGATAAACTAATCGATATGGGAGCGAAAATTATGTTATGTGATCCGCACAGAGCTGTGGTTATGGGACATAATTTCGAATCTCAACTAAAAGCGACAACAATGTCATCACCGGATATTCGTGCCGGAATTTCATTATTAATTGCAGCTCTTTCAGCAAAAGGAACAAGCACAATTCAAAATATAGAACAAATTGACCGTGGATACGAGCGTATCGACGAACGTTTAAGAGCAATTGGCGCAAAAATCGTGAGAGCGTAA